One stretch of Gadus chalcogrammus isolate NIFS_2021 chromosome 14, NIFS_Gcha_1.0, whole genome shotgun sequence DNA includes these proteins:
- the slc6a5 gene encoding sodium- and chloride-dependent glycine transporter 2, which produces MTLNTPPLTRRTETQVEMAFYVFFQRWPLSGPALTFSQGPLSRRPQTDGNLIGFDREESDSGSDPLITRSPDYSEQRDMSKAPAPPGPTGYTPSLQPDGAVGLTAQKPELCASSHHSHPAPQPPPGAEGQTFCPTADNKLGEAETTKVYGTFKNAAPAVPGSVAFRKDSCGSTGALLGGSTSASQGRGTAVHYGDPLRSDTDQNSASSNWTAMSQTTIILGTDGNTSVQPVALANNDDDDEEGDENKERGNWTNKMDFILSMVGYAVGLGNVWRFPYLAFQNGGGAFLIPYLTMLGIAGIPIFLMEVSLGQFASQGPVSVWKAIPALQGCGIAMLIISVLIAIYYNIIMCWTLYYLFASLKGSLPWANCRNDWNTVECKDKDMLLLDTCILRDRNFSSVKNTSFCLSANAVGNLTKLLNTTVDPNQTFVSPSEEYFKYNVLHISKGIEFPGDIRWALAGCLFLAWVIVYASLAKGIKSSGKVVYFTATFPYVVLVILLIRGLTLPGAGDGILYFITPKWEKLIDAKVWKDAATQIFFSLSAAWGGLITLSSYNKFHNNCYRDTIIVTCTNSATSIFAGFVIFSVIGFMAHELKVPIEKVADEGPGIAFVVYPEALTRLPLSPFWAIIFFLMLLTLGLDTMFATIETIVTSVSDEFPKYLRKNKPLFTLICCLCFFFLGFPMITESGMYMLQLVDTFAASYSLVIIAICELLGVSYLYGLQRFCEDIEMMIGFQPNRFWRICWAFVTPTILTGILGLSLYQWKGMTYEDYTYPGWSMAMGWLMVICSVIWIPIMFFIKMYLAPGSFSERLKLVCSPQPDWGPFLQKHRGERYKNMMDPLGTNSLGLKLPPKDFQLGTYQ; this is translated from the exons ATGACTCTGAATACTCCACCTTTGACCCGTAGGACTGAAACACAGGTGGAGATGGCATTCTATGTGTTCTTCCAGAGATG GCCGCTGTCGGGCCCCGCTCTGACCTTCAGCCAGGGGCCGCTCTCGAGACGCCCACAGACGGATGGGAATCTCATCGGCTTCGATCGAGAGGAGAGCGACAGCGGCAGCGATCCATTAATTACACGGTCTCCT GATTACTCCGAGCAGAGAGACATGTCCAAAGCCCCGGCCCCCCCCGGCCCGACCGGCTACACCCCCTCCCTACAGCCCGACGGAGCCGTGGGACTTACGGCACAAAAACCAGAGCTGTGCGCCTCGTCCCACCACTCGCACCCAGCGCCCCAGCCGCCCCCCGGCGCCGAGGGCCAAACTTTTTGTCCGACGGCGGATAATAAACTCGGGGAAGCCGAGACTACTAAAGTGTATGGGACGTTTAAAAACGCGGCGCCGGCGGTGCCCGGCTCCGTGGCCTTCCGGAAGGACTCCTGCGGCTCCACCGGGGCTTTGCTCGGGGGCTCAACGTCAGCCTCCCAGGGCCGGGGGACGGCGGTCCATTATGGGGACCCGTTACGCAGCGACACGGATCAAAACAGCGCGTCGAGCAACTGGACTGCGATGAGCCAGACCACCATCATCCTGGGCACGGATGGCAACACGTCTGTGCAGCCCGTGGCGTTG GCTAacaatgatgacgatgatgaagagGGGGATGAGAATAAGGAAAGAGGAAACTGGACCAATAAGATGGATTTTATTCTGTCCATGGTGGGTTACGCGGTGGGCCTGGGGAACGTCTGGAGGTTCCCCTATCTGGCCTTTCAGAATGGTGGAG GTGCATTTTTGATACCCTATTTGACTATGCTGGGCATTGCCGGGATCCCCATCTTTTTGATGGAGGTTTCCCTCGGCCAGTTTGCCAGTCAGGGCCCCGTGTCAGTATGGAAAGCCATCCCGGCACTGCAAG gttGCGGGATTGCCATGTTGATAATATCTGTCTTGATAGCCATTTACTATAATATTATAATGTGCTGGACACTGTACTACCTATTCGCTTCGTTGAAGGGCTCACTGCCATGGGCTAACTGTAGGAATGACTGGAACACAGTGGAATGTAAGGACAAAGACATGCTCCTATTAG ACACCTGCATCCTCCGCGACAGAAACTTTTCATCCGTAAAGAAcacttctttctgtctgtcggcTAACGCGGTCGGAAACCTGACTAAACTGCTCAACACCACCGTCGACCCCAACCAGACCTTTGTGAGCCCCAGCGAGGAGTACTTCAA ATACAACGTACTGCACATTTCCAAAGGAATTGAGTTTCCCGGTGACATCCGCTGGGCCCTGGCCGGGTGCCTGTTCCTGGCCTGGGTTATTGTCTACGCCTCTTTGGCTAAGGGAATCAAGTCATCCGGAAAG gtGGTGTACTTCACGGCCACCTTCCCCTACGTGGTTCTGGTCATCCTGCTGATCAGGGGCCTCACGCTCCCCGGGGCCGGCGACGGCATCCTCTACTTCATCACCCCCAAGTGGGAGAAGCTCATCGACGCCAAG GTGTGGAAGGACGCTGCCACCCAGATCTTCTTCTCCCTGTCGGCCGCGTGGGGAGGCCttatcactctctcctcctacaACAAGTTCCACAACAACTGCTACCG GGACACTATAATAGTGACCTGTACAAACAGCGCCACCAGTATATTTGCCGGCTTCGTCATCTTCTCAGTCATAGGCTTCATGGCGCACGAGCTGAAGGTGCCGATAGAGAAGGTGGCGGACGAAG gcCCAGGCATAGCGTTCGTGGTTTATCCCGAGGCTCTGACCCGTCTGCCTCTCTCGCCGTTCTGGGCCATCATCTTCTTCCTCATGCTGTTGACCCTCGGACTGGATACCATG TTTGCCACCATCGAGACCATCGTGACGTCTGTCTCCGACGAGTTCCCCAAATACCTGCGTAAGAACAAGCCCCTCTTCACTCTCATCTGCTGCCTCTGCTTCTTCTTTCTGGGCTTCCCCATGATCACGGAG AGCGGGATGTACATGCTACAGCTGGTCGACACGTTTGCTGCGTCTTACTCTCTGGTGATCATCGCCATCTGTGAGCTGCTGGGCGTGTCTTACCTCTACG GTCTGCAGAGGTTTTGTGAGGACATTGAAATGATGATTGGTTTCCAGCCGAACCGCTTCTGGAGAATTTGCTGGGCCTTTGTGACTCCGACCATCCTGACG GGCATCCTGGGGCTGAGCCTGTACCAGTGGAAGGGCATGACCTACGAGGACTACACCTACCCCGGCTGGTCCATGGCGATGGGCTGGCTCATGGTCATCTGCTCCGTCATCTGGATCCCCATCATGTTCTTCATCAAGATGTACCTGGCCCCCGGCTCCTTCTCCGAG cGCCTGAAGCTGGTGTGCTCCCCCCAGCCGGACTGGGGCCCCTTCCTGCAGAAGCACCGCGGGGAGCGCTACAAGAACATGATGGACCCCCTGGGGACCAACTCCCTGGGCCTCAAGCTGCCCCCCAAGGACTTCCAGCTGGGGACCTACCAGTAG